In Chroicocephalus ridibundus chromosome 12, bChrRid1.1, whole genome shotgun sequence, a single genomic region encodes these proteins:
- the SGK2 gene encoding serine/threonine-protein kinase Sgk2 isoform X3, with translation MNCCRKQSWSPLSFRKEPWALGVVGWAGVRMGSEGSLCSLAGSCFPCFRTQPLLVDVLPELIKHGRERLGQTIKASGSRLCSYAERVAFLMDRSRSPDKSSQPSTPTDNINLGPSANPNAKPTDFDFLKVIGKGSFGKVLLAKRKCDGTFYAVKVLHKKTILKKKEQNHIMAERNVLLKNVKHPFLVGLHYSFQTSEKLYFVLDYVNGGELFFHLQRERCFREPRARFYAAEVASAIGYLHSLNIIYRDLKPENILLDCQGHIVLTDFGLCKEGMEQEETTSTFCGTPEYLAPEVLKKQPYDRTVDWWCLGAVLYEMLFGLPPFYSRDVSQMYDNILHKPLQIQGTKTVAACDILQGLLHKDQKRRLGAKTDFLEIKNHVFFSPINWDDLYHKRITPPFNPNVAGPADLRHFDPEFTQEAISTSITHTPDLAASSSSASDAFLGFSYAPTEEDI, from the exons ATGAACTGCTGCAGGAAACAAAGCTGGTCCCCTCTGAGTTTTAGGAAAGAGCCTTGGGCTCTGGGTGTGGTGGGGTGGGCTGGTGTGAGGATGGGGAGTGAGGGGTCTCTGTGCTCGCTGGCTGGGAGCTGCTTCCCGTGCTTCAGGACGCAGCCTCTGCTGGTAGACGTGCTCCCAG AACTCATCAAGCACGGCCGCGAGAGGTTAGGACAAACCATCAAGGCCTCCGGCTCCAGGCTCTGCTCGTA TGCTGAACGAGTTGCTTTTTTAATGGATCGTTCCCGGAGCCCGGACAAAAGCAGCCAG CCTTCAACACCAACTGACAACATCAACCTTGGACCTTCTGCTAATCCAAA TGCCAAGCCAACAGACTTTGACTTCCTGAAGGTTATTGGCAAAGGAAGCTTTGGAAAA GTTCTCCTGGCCAAACGCAAGTGTGATGGGACTTTTTATGCTGTGAAAGTCTTGCATAAGAAAACCATCCTAAAGAAAAAGGAG CAAAACCACATCATGGCAGAGCGTAACGTGCTCCTGAAAAATGTCAAGCATCCCTTCCTTGTGGGACTCCATTATTCCTTCCAGACCTCGGAGAAGCTTTACTTTGTGCTTGACTATGTAAATGGAGGAGAG CTCTTCTTCCACTTGCAAAGGGAGCGTTGTTTCCGTGAGCCCCGGGCCCGATTCTATGCTGCAGAAGTCGCTAGTGCAATTGGGTACCTGCATTCTTTAAACATCATTTACAG GGACTTAAAACCTGAGAACATCCTCCTGGATTGCCAG GGACATATAGTATTGACAGACTTTGGACTCTGCAAAGAAGGAATGGAGCAAGAGGAGACAACTTCTACTTTTTGTGGCACTCCTGAG TACTTGGCTCCTGAGGTGCTAAAGAAGCAGCCGTATGACAGGACAGTAGACTGGTGGTGCCTGGGAGCCGTCCTCTATGAGATGCTGTTTGGACTG CCTCCCTTTTACAGCCGAGATGTGTCTCAGATGTATGACAACATTCTTCACAAGCCACTCCAGATCCAGGGAACCAAGACTGTGGCAGCTTGCGACATCCTCCAGGGACTTCTCCACAAGGACCAGAAGAGGAGGCTGGGTGCCAAGACAGACTTT CTTGAGATAAAGAACCATGTATTCTTCAGCCCAATAAACTGGGACGACTTGTACCACAAGCGGATTACTCCTCCGTTTAACCCCAATGTG GCTGGTCCAGCTGATCTGCGACACTTTGACCCAGAGTTCACCCAAGAagccatctccacctccatcacccACACGCCTGACctagcagccagcagctccagtgCCTCAGATGCATTTTTAGGATTTTCTTATGCACCAACTGAAGAGGACATCTAG
- the SGK2 gene encoding serine/threonine-protein kinase Sgk2 isoform X1 translates to MYVAWMEPTSTALGKTKELIKHGRERLGQTIKASGSRLCSYAERVAFLMDRSRSPDKSSQPSTPTDNINLGPSANPNAKPTDFDFLKVIGKGSFGKVLLAKRKCDGTFYAVKVLHKKTILKKKEQNHIMAERNVLLKNVKHPFLVGLHYSFQTSEKLYFVLDYVNGGELFFHLQRERCFREPRARFYAAEVASAIGYLHSLNIIYRDLKPENILLDCQGHIVLTDFGLCKEGMEQEETTSTFCGTPEYLAPEVLKKQPYDRTVDWWCLGAVLYEMLFGLPPFYSRDVSQMYDNILHKPLQIQGTKTVAACDILQGLLHKDQKRRLGAKTDFLEIKNHVFFSPINWDDLYHKRITPPFNPNVAGPADLRHFDPEFTQEAISTSITHTPDLAASSSSASDAFLGFSYAPTEEDI, encoded by the exons AACTCATCAAGCACGGCCGCGAGAGGTTAGGACAAACCATCAAGGCCTCCGGCTCCAGGCTCTGCTCGTA TGCTGAACGAGTTGCTTTTTTAATGGATCGTTCCCGGAGCCCGGACAAAAGCAGCCAG CCTTCAACACCAACTGACAACATCAACCTTGGACCTTCTGCTAATCCAAA TGCCAAGCCAACAGACTTTGACTTCCTGAAGGTTATTGGCAAAGGAAGCTTTGGAAAA GTTCTCCTGGCCAAACGCAAGTGTGATGGGACTTTTTATGCTGTGAAAGTCTTGCATAAGAAAACCATCCTAAAGAAAAAGGAG CAAAACCACATCATGGCAGAGCGTAACGTGCTCCTGAAAAATGTCAAGCATCCCTTCCTTGTGGGACTCCATTATTCCTTCCAGACCTCGGAGAAGCTTTACTTTGTGCTTGACTATGTAAATGGAGGAGAG CTCTTCTTCCACTTGCAAAGGGAGCGTTGTTTCCGTGAGCCCCGGGCCCGATTCTATGCTGCAGAAGTCGCTAGTGCAATTGGGTACCTGCATTCTTTAAACATCATTTACAG GGACTTAAAACCTGAGAACATCCTCCTGGATTGCCAG GGACATATAGTATTGACAGACTTTGGACTCTGCAAAGAAGGAATGGAGCAAGAGGAGACAACTTCTACTTTTTGTGGCACTCCTGAG TACTTGGCTCCTGAGGTGCTAAAGAAGCAGCCGTATGACAGGACAGTAGACTGGTGGTGCCTGGGAGCCGTCCTCTATGAGATGCTGTTTGGACTG CCTCCCTTTTACAGCCGAGATGTGTCTCAGATGTATGACAACATTCTTCACAAGCCACTCCAGATCCAGGGAACCAAGACTGTGGCAGCTTGCGACATCCTCCAGGGACTTCTCCACAAGGACCAGAAGAGGAGGCTGGGTGCCAAGACAGACTTT CTTGAGATAAAGAACCATGTATTCTTCAGCCCAATAAACTGGGACGACTTGTACCACAAGCGGATTACTCCTCCGTTTAACCCCAATGTG GCTGGTCCAGCTGATCTGCGACACTTTGACCCAGAGTTCACCCAAGAagccatctccacctccatcacccACACGCCTGACctagcagccagcagctccagtgCCTCAGATGCATTTTTAGGATTTTCTTATGCACCAACTGAAGAGGACATCTAG
- the SGK2 gene encoding serine/threonine-protein kinase Sgk2 isoform X2 produces the protein MDRSRSPDKSSQPSTPTDNINLGPSANPNAKPTDFDFLKVIGKGSFGKVLLAKRKCDGTFYAVKVLHKKTILKKKEQNHIMAERNVLLKNVKHPFLVGLHYSFQTSEKLYFVLDYVNGGELFFHLQRERCFREPRARFYAAEVASAIGYLHSLNIIYRDLKPENILLDCQGHIVLTDFGLCKEGMEQEETTSTFCGTPEYLAPEVLKKQPYDRTVDWWCLGAVLYEMLFGLPPFYSRDVSQMYDNILHKPLQIQGTKTVAACDILQGLLHKDQKRRLGAKTDFLEIKNHVFFSPINWDDLYHKRITPPFNPNVAGPADLRHFDPEFTQEAISTSITHTPDLAASSSSASDAFLGFSYAPTEEDI, from the exons ATGGATCGTTCCCGGAGCCCGGACAAAAGCAGCCAG CCTTCAACACCAACTGACAACATCAACCTTGGACCTTCTGCTAATCCAAA TGCCAAGCCAACAGACTTTGACTTCCTGAAGGTTATTGGCAAAGGAAGCTTTGGAAAA GTTCTCCTGGCCAAACGCAAGTGTGATGGGACTTTTTATGCTGTGAAAGTCTTGCATAAGAAAACCATCCTAAAGAAAAAGGAG CAAAACCACATCATGGCAGAGCGTAACGTGCTCCTGAAAAATGTCAAGCATCCCTTCCTTGTGGGACTCCATTATTCCTTCCAGACCTCGGAGAAGCTTTACTTTGTGCTTGACTATGTAAATGGAGGAGAG CTCTTCTTCCACTTGCAAAGGGAGCGTTGTTTCCGTGAGCCCCGGGCCCGATTCTATGCTGCAGAAGTCGCTAGTGCAATTGGGTACCTGCATTCTTTAAACATCATTTACAG GGACTTAAAACCTGAGAACATCCTCCTGGATTGCCAG GGACATATAGTATTGACAGACTTTGGACTCTGCAAAGAAGGAATGGAGCAAGAGGAGACAACTTCTACTTTTTGTGGCACTCCTGAG TACTTGGCTCCTGAGGTGCTAAAGAAGCAGCCGTATGACAGGACAGTAGACTGGTGGTGCCTGGGAGCCGTCCTCTATGAGATGCTGTTTGGACTG CCTCCCTTTTACAGCCGAGATGTGTCTCAGATGTATGACAACATTCTTCACAAGCCACTCCAGATCCAGGGAACCAAGACTGTGGCAGCTTGCGACATCCTCCAGGGACTTCTCCACAAGGACCAGAAGAGGAGGCTGGGTGCCAAGACAGACTTT CTTGAGATAAAGAACCATGTATTCTTCAGCCCAATAAACTGGGACGACTTGTACCACAAGCGGATTACTCCTCCGTTTAACCCCAATGTG GCTGGTCCAGCTGATCTGCGACACTTTGACCCAGAGTTCACCCAAGAagccatctccacctccatcacccACACGCCTGACctagcagccagcagctccagtgCCTCAGATGCATTTTTAGGATTTTCTTATGCACCAACTGAAGAGGACATCTAG
- the IFT52 gene encoding intraflagellar transport protein 52 homolog isoform X2, whose protein sequence is MESGLRNAIVFNASKGEAFTLASSYKALRKRLRGNWKIQSLKDEITSEKLFGVKLWITAGPREKFSAAEFSVLKKFLEDGGAILVMLREGGETRYGTNINFLLEEYGIVFNNDAVVRNVYYKYHHPKEALISDGVLNRGISEAARKTLLETTDEDGSGHDSQALTFVYPFGATLNVMKPAVAILSTGSVCFPLNRPILAFYQHESQGGKMAALGSSHMFSDQYLDKEENGKIMDVLFQWLTTSDIHLNQMDMEDPEISDYTMLPDTAALSEQLRVCLQEGDENPRDFTKLFDTSLYQLDTTALPSVIKAYEQLNVKHEPLQLIQPQFETPLPVLQPAVFPPAFRELPPPPLELFDLDETFSSEKARLAEITNKCTDDDLEFYVRKCGDILGVTSKLPKEKQDAKHILEHIFFQVVEFKKLNQEHDTDTSEAGFQNGN, encoded by the exons ATGGAGAGTGGCCTGCGGAACGCCATAGTCTTCAACGCGTCCAAAGGGGAGGCGTTCACCCTCGCCAGCAGCTACAAAGCCTTGCGGAAAAGGCTTCGCGGTAACTGGAAGATCCAGAG CTTGAAAGATGAGATCACATCCGAGAAACTGTTTGGGGTAAAATTGTGGATTACAGCAGGGCCAAGAGAAAAGTTCAGTGCTGCTGAG TTTTCAGTTCTGAAGAAATTCCTGGAGGATGGTGGAGCCATCCTGGTGATGCTCAGAGAAGGCGGAGAGACACGATATGGCACAAATATTAACTTTTTGTTAGAAGAATATGGGATCGTTTTCAATAATG ATGCTGTAGTACGAAATGTATATTACAAGTACCACCACCCAAAAGAAGCATTGATCTCTGATGGAGTTTTGAATAG GGGAATCAGTGAAGCTGCAAGAAAAACATTGCTTGAGACAACAGATGAAGATGGAAGTGGACATGACTCACA AGCGCTCACTTTTGTGTATCCATTTGGTGCCACACTGAATGTGATGAAACCAGCGGTGGCTATTCTGTCAACGGGATCTGTCTGCTTCCCGCTCAACAGGCCTATTCTTGCTTTTTATCAGCACGAG AGTCAAGGTGGAAAGATGGCAGCGCTGGGATCTTCCCACATGTTCAGTGATCAGTATttagataaagaagaaaatggtaaGATCATG GATGTGCTTTTCCAGTGGCTCACAACATCAGATATCCATTTAAACCAGATGGATATGGAGGACCCTGAG attTCAGACTATACCATGCTCCCAGACACAGCCGCGCTGTCTGAGCAACTGCGAGTCTGTCTGCAAGAAGGAGATGAGAACCCAAGAGACTTCACAAAGCTGTTTGATACATCCCTGTATCAGCTGGATACAACTGCCCTCCCTTCAGTTATCAA AGCTTATGAACAGCTGAATGTGAAGCATGAACCCCTCCAACTCATTCAGCCTCAATTTGAGACTCCGCTACCTGTCCTCCAGCCAGCT GTTTTTCCACCTGCTTTCAGAGAATTGCCTCCTCCCCCTCTGGAGCTGTTTGACTTGGATGAaactttttcttctgagaaagctCGTCTTGCAGAGATTACAAACAAAT GTACTGATGATGACCTGGAGTTTTATGTACGAAAATGCGGTGATATTCTAGGAGTAACAAGTAAACTCCCAAAAGAGAAGCAAGATGCCAAACATATCCTGGAGCACATCTTCTTCCAAGTGGTTGAGTTTAAGAAACTGAATCag GAACATGATACTGACACAAGTGAAGCTGGATTCCAGAATGGTAACTGA
- the IFT52 gene encoding intraflagellar transport protein 52 homolog isoform X1 produces the protein MESGLRNAIVFNASKGEAFTLASSYKALRKRLRGNWKIQSLKDEITSEKLFGVKLWITAGPREKFSAAEFSVLKKFLEDGGAILVMLREGGETRYGTNINFLLEEYGIVFNNDAVVRNVYYKYHHPKEALISDGVLNRGISEAARKTLLETTDEDGSGHDSQALTFVYPFGATLNVMKPAVAILSTGSVCFPLNRPILAFYQHELKEVIDTRVEDEARDRGCLPSRAEKLGRRKTRSHGEKERYGKEEQQKVKEWKSQGGKMAALGSSHMFSDQYLDKEENGKIMDVLFQWLTTSDIHLNQMDMEDPEISDYTMLPDTAALSEQLRVCLQEGDENPRDFTKLFDTSLYQLDTTALPSVIKAYEQLNVKHEPLQLIQPQFETPLPVLQPAVFPPAFRELPPPPLELFDLDETFSSEKARLAEITNKCTDDDLEFYVRKCGDILGVTSKLPKEKQDAKHILEHIFFQVVEFKKLNQEHDTDTSEAGFQNGN, from the exons ATGGAGAGTGGCCTGCGGAACGCCATAGTCTTCAACGCGTCCAAAGGGGAGGCGTTCACCCTCGCCAGCAGCTACAAAGCCTTGCGGAAAAGGCTTCGCGGTAACTGGAAGATCCAGAG CTTGAAAGATGAGATCACATCCGAGAAACTGTTTGGGGTAAAATTGTGGATTACAGCAGGGCCAAGAGAAAAGTTCAGTGCTGCTGAG TTTTCAGTTCTGAAGAAATTCCTGGAGGATGGTGGAGCCATCCTGGTGATGCTCAGAGAAGGCGGAGAGACACGATATGGCACAAATATTAACTTTTTGTTAGAAGAATATGGGATCGTTTTCAATAATG ATGCTGTAGTACGAAATGTATATTACAAGTACCACCACCCAAAAGAAGCATTGATCTCTGATGGAGTTTTGAATAG GGGAATCAGTGAAGCTGCAAGAAAAACATTGCTTGAGACAACAGATGAAGATGGAAGTGGACATGACTCACA AGCGCTCACTTTTGTGTATCCATTTGGTGCCACACTGAATGTGATGAAACCAGCGGTGGCTATTCTGTCAACGGGATCTGTCTGCTTCCCGCTCAACAGGCCTATTCTTGCTTTTTATCAGCACGAG CTCAAGGAAGTTATAGACACAAGGGTAGAAGATGAAGCCAGAGACAGAGGTTGTCTCCCAAGCAGAGCAGAGAAACTTGGTAGAAGGAAAACAAGATCtcatggagagaaagagagatatgGTAAAGAAGAGCAACAGAAGGTGAAGGAATGGAAA AGTCAAGGTGGAAAGATGGCAGCGCTGGGATCTTCCCACATGTTCAGTGATCAGTATttagataaagaagaaaatggtaaGATCATG GATGTGCTTTTCCAGTGGCTCACAACATCAGATATCCATTTAAACCAGATGGATATGGAGGACCCTGAG attTCAGACTATACCATGCTCCCAGACACAGCCGCGCTGTCTGAGCAACTGCGAGTCTGTCTGCAAGAAGGAGATGAGAACCCAAGAGACTTCACAAAGCTGTTTGATACATCCCTGTATCAGCTGGATACAACTGCCCTCCCTTCAGTTATCAA AGCTTATGAACAGCTGAATGTGAAGCATGAACCCCTCCAACTCATTCAGCCTCAATTTGAGACTCCGCTACCTGTCCTCCAGCCAGCT GTTTTTCCACCTGCTTTCAGAGAATTGCCTCCTCCCCCTCTGGAGCTGTTTGACTTGGATGAaactttttcttctgagaaagctCGTCTTGCAGAGATTACAAACAAAT GTACTGATGATGACCTGGAGTTTTATGTACGAAAATGCGGTGATATTCTAGGAGTAACAAGTAAACTCCCAAAAGAGAAGCAAGATGCCAAACATATCCTGGAGCACATCTTCTTCCAAGTGGTTGAGTTTAAGAAACTGAATCag GAACATGATACTGACACAAGTGAAGCTGGATTCCAGAATGGTAACTGA
- the IFT52 gene encoding intraflagellar transport protein 52 homolog isoform X3, translated as MLREGGETRYGTNINFLLEEYGIVFNNDAVVRNVYYKYHHPKEALISDGVLNRGISEAARKTLLETTDEDGSGHDSQALTFVYPFGATLNVMKPAVAILSTGSVCFPLNRPILAFYQHELKEVIDTRVEDEARDRGCLPSRAEKLGRRKTRSHGEKERYGKEEQQKVKEWKSQGGKMAALGSSHMFSDQYLDKEENGKIMDVLFQWLTTSDIHLNQMDMEDPEISDYTMLPDTAALSEQLRVCLQEGDENPRDFTKLFDTSLYQLDTTALPSVIKAYEQLNVKHEPLQLIQPQFETPLPVLQPAVFPPAFRELPPPPLELFDLDETFSSEKARLAEITNKCTDDDLEFYVRKCGDILGVTSKLPKEKQDAKHILEHIFFQVVEFKKLNQEHDTDTSEAGFQNGN; from the exons ATGCTCAGAGAAGGCGGAGAGACACGATATGGCACAAATATTAACTTTTTGTTAGAAGAATATGGGATCGTTTTCAATAATG ATGCTGTAGTACGAAATGTATATTACAAGTACCACCACCCAAAAGAAGCATTGATCTCTGATGGAGTTTTGAATAG GGGAATCAGTGAAGCTGCAAGAAAAACATTGCTTGAGACAACAGATGAAGATGGAAGTGGACATGACTCACA AGCGCTCACTTTTGTGTATCCATTTGGTGCCACACTGAATGTGATGAAACCAGCGGTGGCTATTCTGTCAACGGGATCTGTCTGCTTCCCGCTCAACAGGCCTATTCTTGCTTTTTATCAGCACGAG CTCAAGGAAGTTATAGACACAAGGGTAGAAGATGAAGCCAGAGACAGAGGTTGTCTCCCAAGCAGAGCAGAGAAACTTGGTAGAAGGAAAACAAGATCtcatggagagaaagagagatatgGTAAAGAAGAGCAACAGAAGGTGAAGGAATGGAAA AGTCAAGGTGGAAAGATGGCAGCGCTGGGATCTTCCCACATGTTCAGTGATCAGTATttagataaagaagaaaatggtaaGATCATG GATGTGCTTTTCCAGTGGCTCACAACATCAGATATCCATTTAAACCAGATGGATATGGAGGACCCTGAG attTCAGACTATACCATGCTCCCAGACACAGCCGCGCTGTCTGAGCAACTGCGAGTCTGTCTGCAAGAAGGAGATGAGAACCCAAGAGACTTCACAAAGCTGTTTGATACATCCCTGTATCAGCTGGATACAACTGCCCTCCCTTCAGTTATCAA AGCTTATGAACAGCTGAATGTGAAGCATGAACCCCTCCAACTCATTCAGCCTCAATTTGAGACTCCGCTACCTGTCCTCCAGCCAGCT GTTTTTCCACCTGCTTTCAGAGAATTGCCTCCTCCCCCTCTGGAGCTGTTTGACTTGGATGAaactttttcttctgagaaagctCGTCTTGCAGAGATTACAAACAAAT GTACTGATGATGACCTGGAGTTTTATGTACGAAAATGCGGTGATATTCTAGGAGTAACAAGTAAACTCCCAAAAGAGAAGCAAGATGCCAAACATATCCTGGAGCACATCTTCTTCCAAGTGGTTGAGTTTAAGAAACTGAATCag GAACATGATACTGACACAAGTGAAGCTGGATTCCAGAATGGTAACTGA
- the LOC134522286 gene encoding uncharacterized protein LOC134522286, protein MLSTKRHGTSILTIKEVLDNGFVAGASSYAHSSPICTYYVDKSNASKPDSWEFLMDLDNAAKGSSVCVVKQSESLSSCVKTDLHSLTQGISDHSLVCFCKAHHSQAAFDLSGLPCEHPSRAGCLMDVASQNTSTPCKKEKQPKQLESLLSKSIELIGDLSTLGKMPTPSWEISSIKAPLDTSLSLDVSTEELRLLGCSKPDASSLETSVVIPLAWPGAFKRHPVLIHRSATPESQPSNLEPVPMFFHQAL, encoded by the coding sequence ATGCTGTCCACCAAGAGGCACGGTACCAGCATCCTGACCATAAAGGAAGTCCTGGATAATGGGTTTGTGGCTGGGGCCTCCAGCTATGCCCATTCTTCTCCCATTTGCACTTATTACGTAGACAAGAGCAATGCCTCCAAACCAGACAGCTGGGAGTTTCTCATGGACTTGGACAATGCAGCAAAAGGCAGTTCTGTGTGTGTTGTCAAGCAGTCAGAGTCTCTGAGCAGCTGTGTGAAGACTGACCTGCACAGCCTGACCCAGGGCATCTCCGACCACAGTCTTGTCTGCTTCTGCAAGGCCCACCACAGCCAGGCTGCCTTTGACCTGTCCGGTTTGCCCTGTGAGCACCCCAGCAGAGCCGGCTGCCTGATGGACGTGGCATCGCAGAACACCTCCACGCcatgcaagaaagaaaagcagcccaAGCAGCTGGAGAGCCTGCTCTCCAAGAGCATCGAGCTCATTGGCGACCTCTCAACCCTTGGGAAGATGCCTACACCCAGCTGGGAGATCTCATCAATAAAAGCCCCCCTGGATACCAGCCTGTCCCTTGATGTGAGCACTGAGGAGTTACGGTTACTGGGATGCTCCAAACCAGACGCGTCATCCCTGGAGACCTCTGTAGTAATTCCTCTGGCTTGGCCTGGAGCCTTCAAGAGGCACCCCGTGCTGATCCACAGGTCTGCCACCCCCGAGTCCCAGCCGAGCAACCTCGAGCCTGTCCCCATGTTCTTCCATCAGGCTCTGTGA